The Gadus macrocephalus chromosome 9, ASM3116895v1 genomic interval TCTCTGCCATCCAGCTCTTCTCGTGGCCCCGCGTCTCGAACTTGAGCTGGAGGAAGTCGCGCGTGCTCTCGTACAGCAGGTTCTGGGTTCGCTGGAGCCTtcaccacgggggggggggggggggggggggggggggggggggcgtttagagaggagaggggaagaggtaAGGGTCGGATTCTGACAAACCGTCAAAAGTTGGTCAAAGTTGGCTTTTCCCCGACAGCAGAGAACAAAATGTAAGCATCGTGAACGGCCATATTTGGTAAAGCAGAGAGCTCAAAGTCAATACAGTTTCTATGaagttttctttttaaatgttcaaaatacatttgaccttgTCAAATGTATTTTGAATGATTCCATCATCGTTTCCCTCAAGGCGGGACGTGCTGACAACGTCCAGCGTCGTGTTGAGCGACGTGGCGGAGCACGCTGCTCCGATGAAGACCAAACTCCTCCTACTTGTCGGTCAGATCTGCAATGCGCTGCTCGTCTCTCCGGCGCTGCACCTGGCCCTCGTCCACCTGGATCCTGCGGTCCTCCAGCAGAGACTCCACCTGCTCTTTAGCCAGCCGGGCCTGCTCCTCCATCTGGGCCTGCAGCGCCTCCACCTGGACAGACCGGGTACAGCCCTCTGCATCAATGCACAGTTCAGCCTAGAcatctcatttattttttttaacctatAAATTATTATCTTttagagaaaataaatgtttttatttgggGATCATGTCACCACATCCAAGCATTTCATTCATCCAGACATAACAGCGTTAATCTGAAGCCTTCATCCACATTGCTTTCTGACCACTACTACAATTCCCACTCACTCTAGAGTGCTCGACTCAGGAAATGCATCCTTGCACTTTTTCTGGAATGTCTCTTATTGTCTTTGGTCATAGATATCATCTTGTGCGCCCTATCTTTTAATAATCCTTTTACTTTATTATGAATGGTTTATTAGGTCCCTGACCAGACTATTCTGATATCAGAGTCGAGACCGTACCTGCAGTAACAGCGTCTGGTTGTCCGACCTGTATTGCTCCAAGTTTTCCCCATTTCCACCATCCGATGATCTGGTTTTTCTGCTGCCCTCTGCAGCAGAAGAAAACATAAAAGAAACCAACCGTGTAAAGGATGTTATTTAAACCAACGTCCAATCCATCTGATTCAAACAAAACATTAAACTAAACACTTACTAATACAAGCACTATTTAAATGTAATGGTGTATCTTGTATAACCTATCATTAGAATACTTTATTCTTCACCGGGTAGAGAAATGTGGAACATTTCCAAAGCCAAATGAAGGCTAACTATCAAATAAATGTGGATTTAAGAGATCCCAAACCTTTAGCTGCGCCAGGTCTCTTCTGGGCGGGCCGGAGGTTCAGATGGTCATCGGACCGGCCGTCCGGCTTCTTCTGAGGGATGGTGACCTTGAGATGAAGGTGATTCAGGTTCATATGCAGAGTGATCATCTTCAATGGAACGATCAATATGTTCCATTTTCTCGTTTCAAATTATTAAAGAATATATTTACAGAATACACCTTAAAATAACCATGATGTGAAGATTAGATTTATACCTTGATTCATCTTATAGTGAAAGGCATAATTTCATTACATTTACCAACACACGAGTTGACAGGTCTTGGGAGCGTGTtcttttaaatatattatattaaagaCACCACCAGGTTAACAAAACTTTTTTGAAACACCCACATTGTTTAAATCATTGTTTGATGCTGTGCACAGCGCTGTTAACGGCAATGCATGTGAATTTCTTTTAGAAATTCATCCTTAAAAAGGTGCAATGTGTAGGATCTAGTGGTGAGGTTGTAGATTGCAACCAACTAAATGCCCCCAATCAGCCCTCCCTTTCGAAGGAGAAGCTATGGGGGCCCGTACTGGAATTGACCAACATTCCATTTACAGTACTGGAAAACCTAGTGTTCCAGTAGGTATTGGGCTTGAATAacccaggaggtagagcaggttgactggCAACCACTAGCTAATCTCTGGCTCCTCAAGGCGAAGGTCTAGGTGTCCCTGACCAAGACAACTACctgctcccgacaagctggctgtaGCCTtgcatataaatgcagtccatttacattgaTAGGTATTCCAAAATGATGTAGCCTTGCCAGAATTCAAGTGAGGAGGTACCTTGATAGATTTCTAATGAGTACTCTTTTAGtcaaatatgtaaataaaaagGAGCTCATtctaagtaaaagaaaaacaaccttTTCATGTGATTAAACACTTTGTTCCGCTAGATCCCACTAAATACTACATCGTCTACCCTTAAGACAGGAGGGACTCTGTTTTCATGGCaaccatctttaaaaaataaggaGAAAAAACGGATTGAATAATAACAATGTTGACAAAATACCTTATGCGGCGGTTCTCGGTGGAAGTACGTAATCTCTCCCACATCCGGACCCACCAGAGCCAACAGATGCTGGATCTTCTTCCTGTCCTCCAGCTCTCTGTTCGCACCACAAGACAAGAACATCCACCCATCTGTTAACTGGTGATCCAACAGTTATCAGATGGCTGGATGTTCTTTTTCAAGGAGGAGGCTTCAGGCAACCATCTTCTAGAAGAGATGTATGGGCTATCCCCCCTCACCTGATCTTCAGCCGGTCGTTCTCTGCGTAGAGTCTGAGGGACTGTTCTCGCTCCTGGTACAGGTACACCTGCATGTCACTGAGGGCCTTCTGCAGCTCTGCCACCTCTCCTTCGCGCTGTCGCACCTCCCACTGTAGTttatgctgtgtgtgcgtgtgtgcgtgtgcgtgtgcgtgtgcgtgtgtgtgtgttcaggggcaTAGAGATTGTCTGATCATGCACAGGAGAGTGATGTCGTACACATTTGAGTAGAAATCTCTCCACCCGTCTATTTGATTCTCATACAAACCTAGAGAGAGCCCTTAAAGCCTGTGAGGCGGCTCAACCACAGCCTGGATGATGGGTTAGAGCGTACTTATTTATTATGGAACCGTGCCGGTGACAAAGAGCCACTGTGGGGCTTTAACTGGGAAGTGTTTGGCAGACTACTCTCTCAATCTCCGACGCAGAAGCCTACTCTGGCGTAGAGGTCCAATATATATAATTGACCATTTATACAGGGTAGGATTCACCCTTCGTACCTGGAcctcgtgtctgtctgtccgtctgtctgtctgtaggatGCAACCCTGGTTGGGAGAGAGCCTGTGAGCTGTATCtggtcctctgtctgtctctccgtctgtctgtctctccgtccgtccgtctgtccgtctgtccgtctctctgtctgtccgtctgtctgtctgtctctccgtctgtctgtctgtccgtccgtccatctgtctctccgtctgtctgtctgtctgtctgcaggatGCAGTCCTGGTAGGGAGAGAGCCTGTGGGCCGTACCTGGTCCTCCGATATGTCCCGGTACTTCTCCAGCGTCTGCAGCAGCGCCTCCTGCTCCCCATCGAACTGGGTGACCTTCAGCCGGTAGAACTCCAGCAGCTCCCTGGAGGGCCGCAGCTGGGCCAGGCGCTCGCTGAGGGGGGGCAGCGGGGAGTCGGCATCCTGGTCCGGGGTACGAGCGCCGGATCTGAAACACCAGGTATACCGTATGGTCCTTGTTTGGTTTCTATGCAAATTTGGTTCCTTATGTTGAAAGGTGAATTATGACAAAGTGACAAAGAGAGGGGAAATTAAGTAATAACATCTATTAACTAGAAACTCTTTTTAATAGGCACATGCATAAAGTGTTGTGAAATCTGATAACTTTTAATGTCTTAAAAGAGAAACCTAGAGAGATTCTCAGTATGGAAGAGAATCGCGGATCAGTAGACAGCACCTGTGGCCTACAGAATGGTTGAACAGGGTAGTCTTCTTACCTTTGCAAAACTGCATTTCTTGCAGGAGTCTGCATTCTGGGGGGTTCTGGAAAAAGGACAAAGTGTGAATCTGTCAAATCTTATACCGTTTGACGTTGATCATAACGGCGGTAGAAAGAATGAACAATACCCATGGAAAACCTATTAGTTATAGATTAGCTCTGCTTCTTTGCAATAATGCAGTCTATATTTGGGAACttgttaaaaaaacataactaaaACCACATGGTCATATATAAAGCAATCACCCGAAACACACACGTCAAAGTGATCAACTGGTGGTGGAGCACGTTTCATTGTTTACCTTTAATTCTCCGTTGGCTTGGATTGGGCGCCAGCTGACGCGGGTCTTTCGAAAGTACAGCACAACAAACCAAGCATCCGGTATAAACACAGTAAATATACTTATTTAGGGAGGTTTGATATAAAATACGAGTTTAAGCTATTTAACGTcgtttgatttaaaagtaccaTCAGAAGAGGGTTCGTTCATTTCCATGTTTGCTGTCCTTTAACAATACGAGTAACGTTAAACGTTTGGTCAATCCACGGATTGCGACTCTCAAGTTAATTCTGTAACATGTGGGTTCAGCAATGTATAAGGTGTACATACATGTTAAAGAGTCCTTTGCATTcaacacattttcatttataACCTCGCAAAGTACTTAaaaatgttgttatcaataattCCACCCCGGAAGTGTACGACTGTGCgatttcttcttcttcgccTCTTTAATTATGGACAATTCATCGCCCTCTATCGGTGGTAGGTGGTCGATTATAATGTCCACGTTCACTCTGAGTTGTATTTATAGAGTAGGCCTATGGTGATTATTGCTGAATTAAACGGTctgaaaataaacagattgtacTTTCACTGTGACAATGATGGCACGCTTTTGCATTCCAAATctgttaatttattttatttttattgaactCTTAGAGCTTTCtggtacatttaatttaatatggGAAATTTCTGAGAGGAAGAGACCAGAGAGGTTCTCCTCGTCACTATCGCACCATCCTGTGACTGTCTGCAGTCTATAGTCCGTGAAAGCTGAGAGAGGATCATAAATTGAAGCGTTATGCCGGTCTACCGTCACGTCATTTCCGGGCTCACCTGAGCTGCCCGAGCGAGAATAATAGGaacatgacaaaaacaacaacaacgacgacaacAAGTAGAATAATTACGGAATTTTGAAGAAACATTTTAATAATCAATATCTAAAATATATAAGATAAAGGGGGGACATCCCTCCTTCAGAACTCCCCCTCTCTTGCCTCTCGCTGTAACTTAGAGATCCGCCCTCCCTCTGGTCAATAACGGTAATATGGAGCATCCCGTCCCAAGCGTTCCGTCGTGAGACGGGAACGCCTGGGAACGAGGTATATTCGTCGAGCGGTGACCGATATCATATCAGACGACAACTCCCTTTTCTCAATTATGGAGCGTAAAGTTGCCCGAGAATTTAGACACaaggtaagaaaaaaatgaCTAATGTTCACCACCTCTCAGATAGTTTACgttacaaataataatattttttataaccTGTCAGAAAA includes:
- the ccdc77 gene encoding coiled-coil domain-containing protein 77, with translation MQTPARNAVLQRSGARTPDQDADSPLPPLSERLAQLRPSRELLEFYRLKVTQFDGEQEALLQTLEKYRDISEDQHKLQWEVRQREGEVAELQKALSDMQVYLYQEREQSLRLYAENDRLKIRELEDRKKIQHLLALVGPDVGEITYFHREPPHKVTIPQKKPDGRSDDHLNLRPAQKRPGAAKEGSRKTRSSDGGNGENLEQYRSDNQTLLLQVEALQAQMEEQARLAKEQVESLLEDRRIQVDEGQVQRRRDEQRIADLTDKLQRTQNLLYESTRDFLQLKFETRGHEKSWMAEKDRLLRDLDGCQERLRKGRTGTDDQAGARRARQSGGLGSSLPRSQTTEPQAQQNLGEDRKALQEDLKQAHRLAEMYREQCVTMETELSQIREEGDVGREIFKERSEKMAKRLQLMTQRYEALEKRRSMEAQGFKADLKLLRRKLKDVETQLLKVTLSVGPNQDLAILHEVKQTNSRTKKVQEELLALKRQIFGLENELRFC